A single window of Nicotiana tomentosiformis chromosome 1, ASM39032v3, whole genome shotgun sequence DNA harbors:
- the LOC104100658 gene encoding 2-oxoisovalerate dehydrogenase subunit beta 1, mitochondrial-like isoform X1: protein MASSFRRIGKLASISSKNQSRGFSSTVDQTLKKSEGISPSKSVNLFTAINQALHIALDSDPRAYVFGEDVGFGGVFRCTTGLADRFGKQRVFNTPLCEQGIVGFAIGLAAMDNRAIAEIQFADYIFPAFDQIVNEAAKFRYRSGNQFNCGGLTIRAPYGAVGHGGHYHSQSPESFFCHVPGIKVVIPRSPHQAKGLLLSSIRDPNPVVFFEPKMLYRMAVEEVPEDDYMLPLSEAEVIREGSDITLVGWGAQLSTMEQACIEAAKEGISCELIDLKTLIPWDKETVEASVKKTGRLLVSHEAPVTGGFGAEISASIVERCFTRLEAPVARVCGLDTPFPLVFEPFYLPTKNKILDAIKSTVNY from the exons atggCAAGCAGTTTCAGAAGAATTGGAAAATTGGCTTCAATATCTTCCAAAAATCAAAGTAGGGGATTCTCGTCAACAGTTGATCAGACGCTTAAAAAAAGTGAAGGAATCAGTCCGAGCAAATCTGTCAACCTTTTTACTGCTATTAATCAAGCTCTTCACATCGCCTTAGACTCTGATCCTCG TGCTTATGTATTTGGAGAAGATGTTGGTTTCGGTGGTGTCTTTCGTTGCACTACTGGATTAGCTGACCGATTTGGGAAACAAAGGGTTTTTAATACTCCTTTATGTGAGCAG GGTATAGTTGGATTTGCTATTGGTCTGGCTGCAATG GATAATCGAGCTATAGCAGAAATTCAATTTGCAGATTATATTTTTCCTGCTTTTGATCAG ATCGTCAATGAAGCTGCGAAATTCAGATATAGGAGTGGTAATCAGTTCAACTGCGGAG GCTTAACTATTAGAGCACCTTATGGAGCTGTTGGACATGGCGGGCATTACCACTCACAATCCCCCGAATCTTTCTTCTGCCATGTTCCTGGTATAAAG GTGGTCATCCCACGCAGTCCACATCAAGCAAAAGGATTGCTGTTGTCGTCCATACGTGACCCAAATCCTGTAGTCTTTTTTGAGCCAAAG ATGCTTTACCGGATGGCTGTTGAAGAAGTTCCTGAAGATGATTATATGTTGCCTCTCTCTGAGGCAGAG GTCATCAGGGAAGGTAGTGATATCACATTAGTTGGTTGGGGAGCTCAGCTATCTACTATGGAGCAGGCATGCATTGAAGCTGCAAAG GAAGGGATCTCATGCGAACTGATTGACCTTAAAACTTTAATACCATGGGACAAGGAAACAGTAGAGGCTTCTGTCAAAAAGACAGGAAGGCTTCTG GTTAGTCATGAAGCTCCTGTGACAGGTGGATTTGGTGCTGAAATTTCTGCATCTATAGTTGAACGTTGCTTTACGAGA TTAGAAGCTCCAGTGGCCAGAGTATGTGGGTTAGATACCCCTTTTCCTCTTGTCTTCGAACCCTTTTACTTGCCTACAAAGAACAAG ATACTGGACGCAATCAAATCTACTGTGAATTACTAA
- the LOC104100658 gene encoding 2-oxoisovalerate dehydrogenase subunit beta 2, mitochondrial-like isoform X2, whose amino-acid sequence MASSFRRIGKLASISSKNQSRGFSSTVDQTLKKSEGISPSKSVNLFTAINQALHIALDSDPRAYVFGEDVGFGGVFRCTTGLADRFGKQRVFNTPLCEQGIVGFAIGLAAMDNRAIAEIQFADYIFPAFDQIVNEAAKFRYRSGNQFNCGGLTIRAPYGAVGHGGHYHSQSPESFFCHVPGIKVVIPRSPHQAKGLLLSSIRDPNPVVFFEPKMLYRMAVEEVPEDDYMLPLSEAEVIREGSDITLVGWGAQLSTMEQACIEAAKLEAPVARVCGLDTPFPLVFEPFYLPTKNKILDAIKSTVNY is encoded by the exons atggCAAGCAGTTTCAGAAGAATTGGAAAATTGGCTTCAATATCTTCCAAAAATCAAAGTAGGGGATTCTCGTCAACAGTTGATCAGACGCTTAAAAAAAGTGAAGGAATCAGTCCGAGCAAATCTGTCAACCTTTTTACTGCTATTAATCAAGCTCTTCACATCGCCTTAGACTCTGATCCTCG TGCTTATGTATTTGGAGAAGATGTTGGTTTCGGTGGTGTCTTTCGTTGCACTACTGGATTAGCTGACCGATTTGGGAAACAAAGGGTTTTTAATACTCCTTTATGTGAGCAG GGTATAGTTGGATTTGCTATTGGTCTGGCTGCAATG GATAATCGAGCTATAGCAGAAATTCAATTTGCAGATTATATTTTTCCTGCTTTTGATCAG ATCGTCAATGAAGCTGCGAAATTCAGATATAGGAGTGGTAATCAGTTCAACTGCGGAG GCTTAACTATTAGAGCACCTTATGGAGCTGTTGGACATGGCGGGCATTACCACTCACAATCCCCCGAATCTTTCTTCTGCCATGTTCCTGGTATAAAG GTGGTCATCCCACGCAGTCCACATCAAGCAAAAGGATTGCTGTTGTCGTCCATACGTGACCCAAATCCTGTAGTCTTTTTTGAGCCAAAG ATGCTTTACCGGATGGCTGTTGAAGAAGTTCCTGAAGATGATTATATGTTGCCTCTCTCTGAGGCAGAG GTCATCAGGGAAGGTAGTGATATCACATTAGTTGGTTGGGGAGCTCAGCTATCTACTATGGAGCAGGCATGCATTGAAGCTGCAAAG TTAGAAGCTCCAGTGGCCAGAGTATGTGGGTTAGATACCCCTTTTCCTCTTGTCTTCGAACCCTTTTACTTGCCTACAAAGAACAAG ATACTGGACGCAATCAAATCTACTGTGAATTACTAA